The nucleotide sequence TGCTGCAGGCGTTCCAGGCGATCACCTGCGTGAACCAGCCGGCGCTGACCGAGCCGGCGGAGGCGCTCGAGCTCGCCACCCAGGCGGAGGAGGCGGCGCCGTTCCGGTCCACCGGGCGCGGCCCGGTCGGCGCGCGCGACGCCTGCGCGTTCTGGCCGGCACCGCCGACCAGCGAGCCGCACACGCCGCAGGTCGACGGGCTTCCGCCGGTCGTGGTGGTGTCGGTCACGGGTGACCCGGCCACGCCGTACCAGGCCGGGGTCGATCTGGCCGACCAGCTCGGCGGCAGCCTGATCTCGGTCAACGGCGAGCAGCACACCGCATCCCTGCAGGGAGATCCCTGCGTGGACGGTCTCGCGATCGACTACCTGGTGAACCTGACCGTGCCCGGGGAGGGCTCCGAGTGCACCCTGATGCCGTCGTGACGCCGGGCCCCGGCCGGGTGGTGGTCGCCTCGCACGGCGCAACCGCACACCCCGGTAACTTCCGCGTAACACGGACTTCCTAGGCTCCGCCGCATGGACCGCCAGCAGGAGTTCGTTCTCCGCACGCTCGAGGAGCGCGACATCCGTTTCGTACGCCTGTGGTTCACGGACGTGCTCGGGTACCTCAAGTCGGTGGCGATCGCCCCGGCCGAACTGGAGGGGGCGTTCGCCGAGGGCATCGGCTTCGACGGCTCCGCGATCGAGGGGTTCGCCCGGGTCTACGAGTCGGACATGGTCGCGAAGCCGGATCCGTCGACGTTCCAGGTGCTGCCCTGGGAGACCGCGTCCGGTGAGCACTATTCGGCGCGGATGTTCTGCGACATCGCGATGCCCGACGGCTCGCCGTCCTGGGCCGACCCACGGCACGTGCTGACCCGCGCGCTGAACAAGGCGGGCGAGGCCGGGTTCACCTGCTACGTGCACCCGGAGATCGAGTTCTACCTGCTGCGGGACCTGCCCGACGACGGCCGCCCGCCGATCCCGGCCGACTCCGGCGGTTACTTCGACCAGGCCAGCCACGACGTCGCACCGCACTTCCGGCGCAACACCATCGAGACGCTGGAGTCGATGGGCATCTCGGTCGAGTTCAGCCACCACGAGGGCGGCCCGGGCCAGCAGGAGATCGACCTGCGCTACGCCGACGCCCTGACGATGGCCGACAACCTGATGACGTTCCGCTACGTCGTCAAGGAGGTCGCGCTGACGCAGGGCGTGCGGGCCTCGTTCATGCCCAAGCCGTTCTCCCAGCACCCCGGCTCGGCGATGCACACGCACTTCTCGTTGTTCGAGGGCGATCACAACGCCTTCCACGACCCGGACGACCCCTACGAGCTGTCCGCGACCGGCAAGGCGTTCGTCGCCGGCGTGCTCAAGCACGCTCGGGAGATCACCGCCGTCACCAACCAGTGGGTGAACTCCTACAAGCGGCTGATCACCGGTGGCGAGGCGCCGACCGCCGTGTCCTGGGGGCACGCGAACCGCTCGGCGCTGGTCCGGGTGCCGATGTACTCGCCGGGGAAGTCGTCGTCGCGCCGGATCGAGGTCCGGACGCTGGACTCGGCGTGCAACCCCTACCTGGCGTACGCGGTGATTCTCGGGGCAGGGCTGACCGGAATCCAGAAGGGCTACGAGCTGCCGCCTGCCACCGAGGACGACGTCTGGGCGCTCACCGACACCGAGCGGAAGGCGCTGGGCTACGAGCTGCTGCCGCAGAACCTGACCGAGGCACTCGACGTCCTGGAGCGCTCCGAGCTGGTCGCCGAGTACCTCGGCGAGCACGTCTTCGACTTCTTCCTGCGCAACAAGCGTGCCGAGTGGGACGCCTACCGCCGGAACGTGACGCCGCACGAACTCGCGACGTATCTTCCCGTGCTGTGAGCGATTTCGAGGACGAGATCATCCTGGGTCCGCTGCCGAAGGGCATCACCCGGGCCGGCGAGGGCCAGTACAAGCGGGTGTGGAACGTGCTGGGCCACACCTACTGGGCGAAGGCGGTCAGCGAGACCAGCTTCGCGTTCGAGACGCTCGACCCGCCGGGCACGGGCGTCCCGCCGCACGTGCACACCACCCAGGACGAGCACATCCACGTCATCGACGGGGTGTTCACCCTCTACCTGGACGGGCAGTGGGAGAAGGCCGGTCCGGGCGACACCGTGCTCATGCCCAAGGGGCTGCCGCACGCCTACTACAACCGTGAGCAGGGCAATGCCCGCGCGCTGTTCTGGGTGAGCCCGGCCGGGCGGCTCGCGCACCTGTTCGATCAGCTGCACGACCTCACCGATCCGGCCGAGGTGGTGCGGCAGTCGGCACTGCACGACGTGGACTTCCTCCCGCCCGGCACGGTGCCCGGCGCGGACTGAGCGGCCTGCCCGACGACCGCGCGCCTGGGTGTCCGGGCGCCGGTGTGGACCCAGGCCGGGGTGACCGTGCTCGGAGCGGCCACGATCCGCGTGACGGCTGTCATCCACTCGAGAAGTAAGGCATGCCTTGCCTATGATGTGGCCGTGGGAGAGCGACGGACACTGATCGGAGGGCACGGGCTGCCCCTCGGCTATGCCGAGTACGGGCGGGCCGACGGGCCCCCGGTCCTGCTGCAGCACGGGTTGTTCGGATCGGCCGAACTGGGTGAGGTCTGGGCCGACCGGGCGGAGCGGGCCGGCATCCGGCTGGTCGCGGTCGAGCGACCGGGATACAGCGGGTCGGCACCCGCGCAGATGCGATCGGTGGCCGACTGGGCGGGGATCGTCGACCCGCTGCTGGAGCTGCTCGGCGCCCCGGTGGACGTCGTCGGCATCTCGGCGGGTGCGCCCTACACCTACGCCCTCGCCGCGCTCCGCCCGGAGCGGGTGCGGGCCGGGTGGCTGCTGTCCGGTCTGCCCTACGTGTACGACGACGCCGTCCGCGGCCACTATCCCGACGCGTCCCAGCGGGCCTGGGAGTTCTTCGGCACCGGTGAGCCCGAGCAGGTCGGGTCGTACTTCGCGGGTGAACACGACCGCTTCGTCGCGGCGTTCGCCGAGCACCCGCCGACGCAGCGGGCGCTGGCCGCGAACCTGGCGACCGGGTACGCGGGCCCGGCCAGAGAGGCCCGGTTGCAGGTCCGTCCGTGGGGGTTCACCCCGGCCGACGTGCTCCGCCCGATCACCGCGTGGCACTCCCGCGGCGACGACCAGGTCCCGTTCGACGCGGTGGAGGACACCATCGCGCTGGTCCCCGGCGGCCGGCTGCTGGAGCAGGTCGAGCCCGGTCACCTGCCCTCGACCGGAACCCTCGACGCCCTGTTCGACGCCCTGGCCGATCCCGACCGCGACCCGGTCGCCACGCCCTGACCACCCGTTCCCGACCGCCCGCCCGACCGACCGACCGACCGACCGCCCGACCGCCCGCGCGCCCCGCGTCCGCGCCGCCCGTCCGTACGCGCCTGCCCTCGTGCCCGCACGCGCTGCCCAGCTCGCACGCGCCTGCCCAACTCGCACGGGTTCACCCGGTCCGCGCCGGATGCGCCCGGTCCGCGCCGCGCCAACCCTGCTCGCGCGGGTCTGCCCCCGTCCGCACGGGTTCACCTCGTTCGCACGGGATCCGAACCCGTGCGAACGAGGTAAACCCGTGCGAGATGTGGGGTCCCGTGCCGTGCCGGGGCGGCGCGGTGGGGATCAGCGGATCAGCGGGGCGGGGCAGGTGGCGGGGCAGCGCCGGTGGCGGCGGGGCCGCCCCGTTCGCGCGGGTCTGCCTGTTCGCGCCGGGCCCACTCTGCCCTCGCGGGTGTCTGCGTGTCCGCACGGGTTCACCCCGTTCGCACGGGATCCGAACCCGTGCGAGCGAGGTGAACCCGTGCGAGGTGCGGAATCCCGTGCGGGGCCGTAGCGGCGACCCCGACCGGCGCGGGGCGGGTGGGGCGTCGGCGGGCACCGGGGCCGGCGGGGCCGGCGAGCCGGCGAGGCGACGGATCAGCAGGGCAGACGATCAGCCGGCAGCGGGGCAGCCGATCAGTAGGGCAGCCGGCCAGCGGGGCGGCCGGTCAGTGGGGCGGCCGGTCAGTGGGGCGGCCGGTCAGTGGGGCGGCCGGTCAGTGGGGCGGCCGGTCAGTGGGGCGGCCGGTCAGCGGGGCGGCCGGTCAGTGGGGCAGCCGGTCAGCGGGGCGGGGCGGCGCCGGTGGCGGCGGCGTAGGAGGCCAGGATCGCGTCCCGTTCCTCGATCGACATGATCTCGGACAGGTCGCCGAACCCGTCCGGGGCCCGGCGCTCCACCTCGTCGATCACCTGCTCCGGCCCACCGGCCCGGTTGCGCAGCACGATGTCGGCGGTGACCGGGAGCCGCTCGTCCTGGTAGGCGCGCAGCGCGGCCCCGGTGCTGCCGGCGGTGACCAGGTGCCGGGCCAGTGCCTCGGCGTCCAGGATCGCCTGGCCGGCACCGTTCGAGCCCATCGGGAACATCGGGTGCGCGGCATCGCCGAGCAGCGTCGTCCGGCCGTGGTTCCAGTGCGGCAGCGGATCGCGGTCGCACATCGGGAACTCGTACGACTCGGCGGTGCCGGCGATCAGCGCGTGATGGTCGACCTCGTCCTGCCGGAACCGGTGCGCGTGCCGGGCCGGGTCCGCCGGATCGGCGATCCGGGCCCAGTCCTGGCGCTGCGGGGGAGCGCCGCCGTCGACACCGGTGCGAATGCACACCGCCCAGTTCGTCAGCACCGTGCCGGGCGTCCGGCCGGGGCCGATCGGATAGACCACGAGCTTCGCGTCGGTGCCACCGGCGACGATCATCGACCGGCCCCCGCGGAACGGCGGCCAGTCGGTCGCCCCGCGCCACATCGCGACCCCGTTCCAGCGCGGCGGCCCCTCGTCGGGGAACAACCGGTCCCGCACGACGGAGTGGATCCCGTCCGCGCCCACCAGCACGTCACCGGCGACGACGGCCCCGGAGGCGAGGGTGACGGCACCGCCGTCCGGATCGACCGCGACCACCCGGGACCCGGTGCGGACCGCGTCCGGCCCGAGCCGTTCGCGCACCGCGTCCACCAGGATCCGCTGCAGCCGGCCACGGTGACAGGCCACCATCGGGAGCTCGGAACCCGCGGCGACACCGACCGGCCGGCGCACCACCGGCATACCGAGGCGGTGCGCGTAGGTCATCTCGGCGGTCCGGACTCCGGCCTCGGCGAGCCGGTCGAGCAGGCCGAGATCGGCGAGCACCCGGCCCGCGTGCGGGAGCACGTTCAGCCCGACGCCCAGCTCACGACGTCCGCTGCCCTGCTCGTACACGGCCACACCGACCCCCACCCGGTGCAGCGCCAGCGCGGTGACCAGCCCCCCGATCCCGCCCCCGACCACGACGACGTCCGGCATCCGGCCCCCCTCGTTGCTGCCTCCGGCCGTCGAGGGTGCCCCGGCTGCCGTTGCACGGCAAGCCGGTTCCCGCCGACCGGTCGTGGTGGCGTGTGCCGTGACCCGGGCGTGATGGGGCAGGATCGACAGTCGTGATGGATCGGCGAACGGGGACGTCGCTGGCTCGGCTCGGCCTCACCGGCCCGGGCGCGGACGCGACACTGCGCGAACTGGGCTGGTGGGACGGTGACGCGCCGGTCGCCGGCTGCGAGGAGATCATGTGGGCGCTGGCCCGCAGCCCCGATCCGGAGCTCGCGCTGCGCGCGGTGGAGCGGCTCGCACAGACCCCGCCGTGGCCCGCGGTCGACCGCACCCTGCGCACCGACCGCGGACTACGCGGCCGGCTGTTCGCGACCCTGGGCGCGTCCACCGCGCTGGGCGACCACCTGATCACCCACCCGGACCGGTGGGAGTTGCTCGCCGACACCCCGGACCGCCGGAACCCGCCGCCGGACCTCGCCCGGCGCACCGCGAACCTGCTGCGGGCCGTCGGCGCGGACCCGTCCGCACCGCCCCCGGGCACCCCGGGCGGTGCCCGCGCCACCCTCACCGGCGCCGAGGCGGTGACCGCGCTGCGCTCCGCCTACCGCGACGAACTGCTCGGGCTGGCCTCGGCCGATCTCGCCGCGGTCGGCGACCCGGCGCTGCCGGTGATGGAGGTCGACGACGTCGCCGCCCAGCTCGCCGACCTGGCCGAGGCCGCGCTGACCGCGGCACTCGCGGTCGCCGCCGCCGAGCAGGAGCCACCGGACGAGCTGCGGCTGGCGGTGATCGGGCTCGGCAAGTGCGGCGGCCGGGAGCTGAACTACGTCTCCGACGTCGACGTCGTGTTCGTCGCCGAACCCGGCGGGGAGCTGACCCAATCCGCGACGAAGCTCGCCTCCCGGGTGATGCGGGTCGCCGGGGAGGCGTGTTTCGAGGTCGACGCGAACCTCCGGCCGGAGGGCCGCCAGGGCGCGCTGGTCCGGACCCTCGACGGGCACATCACCTACTACCGGCGCTGGGCGAAGACCTGGGAGTTCCAGGCGCTGCTCAAGGCACGCCCGATCGCCGGCGACCCCGAACTCGGGAAGGCCTACGTCGACGCGCTCGCACCGCTGGTGTGGCAGGTGTCGACCCGCGACGACTTCGTCGCCGACGTGCAGGCCATGCGTACCCGGGTCGTCGAGAACATCCCGTCCCACCAGCGCGAACGTGAGCTGAAGCTGGGCCGGGGCGGGCTGCGCGACGTCGAGTTCGCCGTCCAGCTGCTGCAGCTGGTGCACGGCCGCAGCGACGACACCCTGCACTCGGGCAACACGCTGCACGCGCTGGCCGCGCTCGCCGAGGGTGGCTACGTCGGACGCGACGACGGCGCCAACCTCGCCGCGTCGTACCGGTTCCTGCGGCTGCTGGAGCACCGCCTGCAGCTGCAGAAGCTGCGCCGCACCCACCTGCTGCCCGCCGCCGACGACACCGACGCGCTGCGCTGGCTGGCCCGCTCGGCGCGGATCCGGGCGGACGGCAGGCGCGACGTCGTAGGGGTGCTGGTCACCGAGTGGCAGCGCAACGCCCGGCGGGTCAGCCGGTTGCACGAGAAGCTGTTCTACCGGCCGCTGCTCTCCGCGGTCTCCCGGCTGGCGGGGGAGGAGGCGGACGCCGTCCTGTCGCCGGACGCCGCGAAGGCCCGGCTGAAGGCGCTCGGCTGGGCGTCGCCGGAAGGCGCGCTCGGGCACCTGCGGGGGCTCACCGGCGGGGTGTCGCGGGCCGCGTCGATCCAGCGTGCGCTGCTGCCGGTGCTGCTCGACGAGCTGTCCCACAGCCCCGACCCGGACCGCGGGCTGCTCGCCTACCGGCGGGTGTCCGAGGCACTCGCCGCGACCCCCTGGTACCTGCGGCTGCTCCGTGACGAGGGCGCCGTCGCCCAGCGCCTGATGACGTTGCTCGGGACGTCCGCGCTGGTCCCGGACCTGCTGCAGCGGGCCCCCGAGGTGCTGCGGATGCTCGCGACCTCCTCCGGGGTGCAGAGCCCGGAGCTCACCAGGGACCCGGCAGAGGTGTCGGTGGCGCTGCGCACCACGGTCGCCCGGCAGAGCTCACCCGAGGCCGCGGTCGCCTCGGCGCGCTCCTACCGGCGACACGAGATGCTCCGTATCGCCTGCGCCGATCTGCTGGGCCTGGTCGAGGTCGACGCGGTCTTCGCGGCGCTGAACTCGGTGAACGAGGCGGTGATCGCCTCGACGCTGGACGCCGTGCTGCGGGCCGAGCAGGAGCGGATGGCCGTCCTCTCGGTGATCGGGATGGGCCGGCTCGGCGGCGGCGAGTCCAGCTACGGCAGCGACGCCGACGTGATGTACGTCTGCGCTCCCGCCGAGGGCGTCAGCGACCACGACGCCGTCCGGTGGGCGACCCGGGTGGTGGAGAAGGTGCGCAGGCTGCTCGAGTCGCCCAGCCCGGACCCGGCGCTGCCGGTGGACGCCGACCTGCGCCCGGAGGGCCGGTCCGGCCCGATGGTGCGCACGCTGGCGTCGTACCGCGAGTACTACGCCCGCTGGGGCGAGGTGTGGGAGGCCCAGGCACTGCTGCGGGCCCGCCCGATCGCCGGGGATCGCATGCTCGGCCGGGAGTTCACCGCGATGATCGACCCGATCCGCTACCCGGCCGACGGGATCGCCGCCTCCTCGGTCGCCGAGATCCGCCGGATCAAGGCCCGGGTGGACGCCGAGCGGCTGCCGCGCGGCGCGGACCGGTCCACGCACACCAAGCTCGGGCTGGGCGGGCTCGCCGACGTCGAGTGGACGGTGCAGCTGCTGCAGCTGCAGCACGCCGGTGACCTGCCGGAGCTGCGGACCACCTCGACCCTGGACGGGCTGCGGGAGGCCGCCGAGGCCGGCCTGATCGACGACGGCGACGCACAGGAGCTCGAGGAGGGCTGGCGCACCGCGACCAGCGCCCGGAACGCGATCATGCTGGTCAAGGGCAAGCCCGGCGACCAGCTCCCGCGTTCGGGGCGGGAGCTGGTCGCGGTCGCCGCCGCGCTCGGCTATCCGGCGGGCGGCGATCCGGGCGTGTTCCTCGACGACTACCGGCGCATCACCCGGCGGGCCCGCGCCGTCGTCGAGCGGGTGTTCTACGGCTGGGAGGGCTGAGCGCGCAGCGCGCGTGCCACCCACTCGAACGCCGGGATCGCCGGCTCCCGGGCGGGCCAGCCGTTGAGCGTGCCGAGCAGCGTCCAGTAGCGCTCGACACGCCGGTCGGAGAACAGCTCGATGGTCTCCGCCGTCCGGATCCGCTCGGCGGGGCCGAGCCCGTCGACATCGGGGATCCGGGCGAGCACGGCGGCACCCTCGGCGGACGCCGGGTCGATCCCCGCGGCCTCGGCACGCCCGGCGTGCTCGATCACGGCGGCCGGATCCAGCTGCCGGTGCTCGGCGGTGGCATCGGATCCGGCGACCGCCATCTCCCGGCAGCGGGCCCGGAAGCCGGGATCGGCGACCAGCTCGGCGAGCTCCACCCACGCCCCGACCTGTTCGGGCGTCGGATCGTCGGGTAACTCGGACGGCAGCGCCCGCATCCCGGCGGCGATGCCGGCACCCGGGGCGTCCGGGTCGGTTCCGGCGAAGGTCTCGGTCACGAACTCGTCGATCAGGTTCTGCCGCTGGGTGACGGACAGCCGGGCGAGATCGTTCATCAGGGTCACGGTCCTCTCATCGGGCTCGATGGGGTCGGTGGGGCCGGATGAGCCGGATCGCGCGAGCAGCACGCACACCGCGCGCTGCGCCTTCAGCTCGCGGATCCGGCTCTCCAGCGCCCGCACGTGCGCCTGCGCCACCTCGCCGACCCCTCGGCGGCGGGACAGCACGGAACGCACGTCGTCCAGGCCCAGCCCCAGCTCGCGCAGGGTCCGGACCAGGTCGAGGCGGGCCACAGCGGCCGCGTCGTACACCCGGTGGCCCGAGACGCTCCGGTCGGAGGGCACCAGCCCCTCGTCCGACCAGAAGCGGATCGTGCGTACCGACACCCCGGTCCGCCGGGCCAGCAGGCCGATCGTCAGGGACACGGGATGATCTCCGGTGTGCGGTGCGGTCACGGAGGACAGCATCGCGGGTTCCAGTTACTGGAGGTCAAGTGCGAATCGGATTCGGCCTGCCGCAGTTCGGTGCGGCCGCCGCCCGGGCCGACGAGACGATGCTGTTCGCGGCCGGGGCCGAGGAGCTCGGCGCGGCGAGCCTGTGGGCGGGGGACCGGCTGCTGACCGCGGTCGAGCCGTCGGTCGGCTACGGCGGCACCGACACCGTTCCCGAGCAGTTCCGGGCCTCGCTCGATCCGCTCGGGCTGCTGACGGCGGCGGCCGCCGTCACCACCGGCGTGCAGCTGGGTACCAGCACGCTGAACGCGCCGTGGTACCCGCCTGCGCTGCTCGCCCGGCACGCGCTCACCGTGGACCGGCTCTCCGGCGGGCGGCTGCTGCTGGGCCTGGGCACCGGCTGGTCACCGGAGGAGTACGCCGCGGTCGGCGTGCCGATGGCACGCCGCGGGGACCGTCTCGACGAGGCACTCGAGGTGCTCGACGCCTGGTGGAACGACGATCCGGTCGCTCACGACGGTCCGGCGGCCACCATCGCGCCGTCGCACGTGCAGGTGAAGCCGCACGGCATCCCGGTGTACCTGGCCGGGTGGGCGCCACGGGCCCGCCGCCGGATCGCACTGCACGCCGACGGGTTCCTGCCCGTGGTGACACCACAGGTCCGGGACCTGAGCGCGGCCGTCTCGGCGCCGTGGGCGGAGCTGCGCGCCGCCGCGGCCGACGCCGGGCGCGACCCGGCCGGGATCGATGCCGTGCTGCGGATCAACCTGCCACCGGGATCGACCACCGCCGACGCGGCGGCGACGCTGCGCCGGGTCCGCGAGGACACCGCGGTCCCGCACGCCTTCGTCGACCTGATGTACCTGCCGGGCGCGGGCGCCGGCGGTGCGGACGCGCTGCGGGCCGTCGAGGAGATCCTGGCCGCCGTCTGATCGGGTCACGCCCACTGGTTCACTGGTCGGGTGGCCCCCCTGGAGTTGATCACGCGAGGCTACGAGCTGGTCGCCGCCCGGCCCGCGTCCCTGCTGGCGGCGCTACTCGCGCTGGCGGTGGTGGCGTGGCGGCCGACCTGGCGGCTCACCCGGACCGCGGTGACGATCGCGCACGAGGGCGGGCACGCCCTGGTCGCGGTGTTGGTCGGCCGCGGACTGACCGGCATCCGGCTGCACGCGGACTCCTCCGGCGTCACCTACTCGACCGGTGCGGGGCGCGGGCCCGGGGTGGTTGCGATGTTCCTCGCCGGGTATCTCTTCCCACCGCTGCTCGGGCTCGGTGGTGCGGTGCTGGTGGGCGCCGACGCCGCCGGCGCGATGCTGTGGATCGGGACGGTGCTGCTCGCGGCGACGCTGCTGCAGATCCGCAACATCTACGGCGGGCTCGCGGTCGTCGCCACCGGCGCGCTGCTGGTACTGGTCGCGGTGCGGGCCGAGGAGGACCTGCGCACCGGGTTCGCCGCGGCGCTGAGCTGGTTCCTGCTCTTCGGCGGGGTGAAGGCGTGCGTCGAGCTGCGCCGCGGCCGGCGCGGCGGGCGGCTGCGTCACTCCGATGCCGACCGGCTCGCCGAGCTGACCCCGCTGTCCGGGGGCGCCTGGGCGGCGTTCTTCGTGCTCGCCTCGGTGCTGGCGACGGCGGCTGCCGGATGGGTGGTGTTCGCGCCGGGAGGTGCCCCGGCGTGATGGGATCGCCGGCATGGCAGAGGATTTCAACAGTCGTGTGATCCGCGAGTTCCGGGAGAACGACGGCCGGGTGGGCGAGCCCTTCACCGGCCTGCCGATGGCACTGGTCCACCACGTGGGGGCGAGGAGCGGCACCGAACGCATCACCCCGCTGCGCTGGTTCGCCGACGGCGGGAGCTACGTGATCGTGGCGTCCAACGCGGGCGCGCCGGACCACCCGGCCTGGTACCACAACCTGAAGGCGAACCCGGACACCGTCGTCGAGGTCTCGGACGGCGCGGGCCGGGTCGACACCGTCACGGTGCGCACGAGTGAGCTGACCGGCGAGCACCGGGACCGGATCTGGACCCGGATCACCGACGACAACGAGGCGTTCGCCGAGTACGAGCGCCGGACCGACCGCACGATCCCGCTGCTGGCGCTCACCCCGCGCTGAGCATCCACGGACCGGTGATGGCAAGGTGCTGGACATGACGATCACCCTCGAGCAGGCACAGACCATCACGGCCGCGGCGTTGCAGCACGGCACCGAGCAGGGCTTCAACCCGCTGACGGTCGCGGTGCTCGACCCGGGTGGCGCCGTTGTCGCACTGGCCCGCCAGGACGGCTCCGGCTTCCTGCGGCCCGATCTCGCGATCGGCAAGGCCAGCGGGGTGCTG is from Pseudonocardia autotrophica and encodes:
- a CDS encoding glutamine synthetase family protein: MDRQQEFVLRTLEERDIRFVRLWFTDVLGYLKSVAIAPAELEGAFAEGIGFDGSAIEGFARVYESDMVAKPDPSTFQVLPWETASGEHYSARMFCDIAMPDGSPSWADPRHVLTRALNKAGEAGFTCYVHPEIEFYLLRDLPDDGRPPIPADSGGYFDQASHDVAPHFRRNTIETLESMGISVEFSHHEGGPGQQEIDLRYADALTMADNLMTFRYVVKEVALTQGVRASFMPKPFSQHPGSAMHTHFSLFEGDHNAFHDPDDPYELSATGKAFVAGVLKHAREITAVTNQWVNSYKRLITGGEAPTAVSWGHANRSALVRVPMYSPGKSSSRRIEVRTLDSACNPYLAYAVILGAGLTGIQKGYELPPATEDDVWALTDTERKALGYELLPQNLTEALDVLERSELVAEYLGEHVFDFFLRNKRAEWDAYRRNVTPHELATYLPVL
- a CDS encoding alpha/beta fold hydrolase, whose product is MGERRTLIGGHGLPLGYAEYGRADGPPVLLQHGLFGSAELGEVWADRAERAGIRLVAVERPGYSGSAPAQMRSVADWAGIVDPLLELLGAPVDVVGISAGAPYTYALAALRPERVRAGWLLSGLPYVYDDAVRGHYPDASQRAWEFFGTGEPEQVGSYFAGEHDRFVAAFAEHPPTQRALAANLATGYAGPAREARLQVRPWGFTPADVLRPITAWHSRGDDQVPFDAVEDTIALVPGGRLLEQVEPGHLPSTGTLDALFDALADPDRDPVATP
- a CDS encoding M50 family metallopeptidase → MAPLELITRGYELVAARPASLLAALLALAVVAWRPTWRLTRTAVTIAHEGGHALVAVLVGRGLTGIRLHADSSGVTYSTGAGRGPGVVAMFLAGYLFPPLLGLGGAVLVGADAAGAMLWIGTVLLAATLLQIRNIYGGLAVVATGALLVLVAVRAEEDLRTGFAAALSWFLLFGGVKACVELRRGRRGGRLRHSDADRLAELTPLSGGAWAAFFVLASVLATAAAGWVVFAPGGAPA
- a CDS encoding cupin domain-containing protein codes for the protein MSDFEDEIILGPLPKGITRAGEGQYKRVWNVLGHTYWAKAVSETSFAFETLDPPGTGVPPHVHTTQDEHIHVIDGVFTLYLDGQWEKAGPGDTVLMPKGLPHAYYNREQGNARALFWVSPAGRLAHLFDQLHDLTDPAEVVRQSALHDVDFLPPGTVPGAD
- a CDS encoding FAD-dependent monooxygenase, which codes for MPDVVVVGGGIGGLVTALALHRVGVGVAVYEQGSGRRELGVGLNVLPHAGRVLADLGLLDRLAEAGVRTAEMTYAHRLGMPVVRRPVGVAAGSELPMVACHRGRLQRILVDAVRERLGPDAVRTGSRVVAVDPDGGAVTLASGAVVAGDVLVGADGIHSVVRDRLFPDEGPPRWNGVAMWRGATDWPPFRGGRSMIVAGGTDAKLVVYPIGPGRTPGTVLTNWAVCIRTGVDGGAPPQRQDWARIADPADPARHAHRFRQDEVDHHALIAGTAESYEFPMCDRDPLPHWNHGRTTLLGDAAHPMFPMGSNGAGQAILDAEALARHLVTAGSTGAALRAYQDERLPVTADIVLRNRAGGPEQVIDEVERRAPDGFGDLSEIMSIEERDAILASYAAATGAAPPR
- a CDS encoding bifunctional [glutamine synthetase] adenylyltransferase/[glutamine synthetase]-adenylyl-L-tyrosine phosphorylase — its product is MDRRTGTSLARLGLTGPGADATLRELGWWDGDAPVAGCEEIMWALARSPDPELALRAVERLAQTPPWPAVDRTLRTDRGLRGRLFATLGASTALGDHLITHPDRWELLADTPDRRNPPPDLARRTANLLRAVGADPSAPPPGTPGGARATLTGAEAVTALRSAYRDELLGLASADLAAVGDPALPVMEVDDVAAQLADLAEAALTAALAVAAAEQEPPDELRLAVIGLGKCGGRELNYVSDVDVVFVAEPGGELTQSATKLASRVMRVAGEACFEVDANLRPEGRQGALVRTLDGHITYYRRWAKTWEFQALLKARPIAGDPELGKAYVDALAPLVWQVSTRDDFVADVQAMRTRVVENIPSHQRERELKLGRGGLRDVEFAVQLLQLVHGRSDDTLHSGNTLHALAALAEGGYVGRDDGANLAASYRFLRLLEHRLQLQKLRRTHLLPAADDTDALRWLARSARIRADGRRDVVGVLVTEWQRNARRVSRLHEKLFYRPLLSAVSRLAGEEADAVLSPDAAKARLKALGWASPEGALGHLRGLTGGVSRAASIQRALLPVLLDELSHSPDPDRGLLAYRRVSEALAATPWYLRLLRDEGAVAQRLMTLLGTSALVPDLLQRAPEVLRMLATSSGVQSPELTRDPAEVSVALRTTVARQSSPEAAVASARSYRRHEMLRIACADLLGLVEVDAVFAALNSVNEAVIASTLDAVLRAEQERMAVLSVIGMGRLGGGESSYGSDADVMYVCAPAEGVSDHDAVRWATRVVEKVRRLLESPSPDPALPVDADLRPEGRSGPMVRTLASYREYYARWGEVWEAQALLRARPIAGDRMLGREFTAMIDPIRYPADGIAASSVAEIRRIKARVDAERLPRGADRSTHTKLGLGGLADVEWTVQLLQLQHAGDLPELRTTSTLDGLREAAEAGLIDDGDAQELEEGWRTATSARNAIMLVKGKPGDQLPRSGRELVAVAAALGYPAGGDPGVFLDDYRRITRRARAVVERVFYGWEG
- a CDS encoding TIGR03619 family F420-dependent LLM class oxidoreductase, translated to MRIGFGLPQFGAAAARADETMLFAAGAEELGAASLWAGDRLLTAVEPSVGYGGTDTVPEQFRASLDPLGLLTAAAAVTTGVQLGTSTLNAPWYPPALLARHALTVDRLSGGRLLLGLGTGWSPEEYAAVGVPMARRGDRLDEALEVLDAWWNDDPVAHDGPAATIAPSHVQVKPHGIPVYLAGWAPRARRRIALHADGFLPVVTPQVRDLSAAVSAPWAELRAAAADAGRDPAGIDAVLRINLPPGSTTADAAATLRRVREDTAVPHAFVDLMYLPGAGAGGADALRAVEEILAAV
- a CDS encoding MerR family transcriptional regulator → MTAPHTGDHPVSLTIGLLARRTGVSVRTIRFWSDEGLVPSDRSVSGHRVYDAAAVARLDLVRTLRELGLGLDDVRSVLSRRRGVGEVAQAHVRALESRIRELKAQRAVCVLLARSGSSGPTDPIEPDERTVTLMNDLARLSVTQRQNLIDEFVTETFAGTDPDAPGAGIAAGMRALPSELPDDPTPEQVGAWVELAELVADPGFRARCREMAVAGSDATAEHRQLDPAAVIEHAGRAEAAGIDPASAEGAAVLARIPDVDGLGPAERIRTAETIELFSDRRVERYWTLLGTLNGWPAREPAIPAFEWVARALRAQPSQP
- a CDS encoding nitroreductase/quinone reductase family protein, yielding MAEDFNSRVIREFRENDGRVGEPFTGLPMALVHHVGARSGTERITPLRWFADGGSYVIVASNAGAPDHPAWYHNLKANPDTVVEVSDGAGRVDTVTVRTSELTGEHRDRIWTRITDDNEAFAEYERRTDRTIPLLALTPR